AAAAATAACTTTTTTAATAAAACAGAGCCCTTTTCAGAGGTTCAATATTTGTTAAATAAAGGCAATATGGCCTCTTGTTGTTTTAAAATATGTATAAATAAAAGCTGATAAAATAATTTTTCACAAAAAATAGTGAAATAAATCAAAAAAATTATAATTTTAGCGCTTGAAAAAAATAATCTATGAAGAAATTAGCACTACTATTTTTTGGTTTATCATTATTGATAACTACTGGATGTAATAACAGTAACGATATTGTTATAGATGAACCTGTTATAGGATTCTGGCAACCGTTAAAAGAGGTGGTTACTACCGTTGAGGTAGGCGAGCAGCCAATTTCAGATGTGATTACTTATACCGACTGTCAGAAACAATCAAGATGGTGGTTCAACACTGAGATCGCTGGAAAAAGAATGGATGTAGAGGATCCCACTACAGGGACAGCCTGTAATATTTTACCTGATAAGAATTTCACTTACAGCTATGATAAAAGTGCTAAAACTCTACAAATGAAATATCAGGGAGTGGTAGAACCCGTAAATACAAAGGTTGTAACAATCGATGCTACTACGCTTAATTTATCTATAAGAGTAGAAACTGAAGATCCTACAATATTTAAAACAAGAACGATCACTTTTAAAAGAGTAAGTCCTAAACCTTAATTGTGTACTTCAAGATATAATAAAGGTCTCATCTTCGGGTGAGACCTTTCTATTTAAGTGAGAATGACAATTCATCATAAATTAAATTTCTATTTCCTTTAAAATCATTATTTTTGTGAATCTTGTTTAAAAGAAAAACAATCCAATATTTAAAGTCTAACATATAACATCTATATAAAGTGTTTTACGATCATCAGCAGATAGAAAAAAAGTGGCAGAAATACTGGGAGGAAAATCAAACCTATAAAACCTCCAGTAATACCGATAAACCTAAATTTTAT
This is a stretch of genomic DNA from Chryseobacterium tructae. It encodes these proteins:
- a CDS encoding lipocalin family protein, producing MKKLALLFFGLSLLITTGCNNSNDIVIDEPVIGFWQPLKEVVTTVEVGEQPISDVITYTDCQKQSRWWFNTEIAGKRMDVEDPTTGTACNILPDKNFTYSYDKSAKTLQMKYQGVVEPVNTKVVTIDATTLNLSIRVETEDPTIFKTRTITFKRVSPKP